From Domibacillus sp. DTU_2020_1001157_1_SI_ALB_TIR_016, a single genomic window includes:
- the xseB gene encoding exodeoxyribonuclease VII small subunit: MKREDISFEEAMEQLEKITARLEEGDVPLEEALEEYKRGMELSALCHSKLKKAETELAKLVTNDGDQPFLLDGEDA; encoded by the coding sequence ATGAAACGTGAAGACATCAGTTTTGAAGAAGCAATGGAACAACTAGAAAAAATAACAGCCCGCCTTGAAGAAGGGGATGTCCCGCTTGAAGAAGCGCTCGAAGAGTATAAACGCGGAATGGAATTGTCCGCTTTATGCCACAGCAAGCTGAAAAAAGCGGAAACAGAACTGGCTAAGCTTGTAACCAATGACGGCGACCAGCCATTTTTGCTGGATGGGGAAGACGCATGA
- the folD gene encoding bifunctional methylenetetrahydrofolate dehydrogenase/methenyltetrahydrofolate cyclohydrolase FolD: protein MAAIIDGKAIAKDIRAELKEEIDAMKAAGTTPGLAVVIVGDDPASHTYVNSKEKSSKEIGIYSEVHRFPADFTEEALLEKVDELNRDKNIHGILVQLPLPKHISEDKVIDAISPEKDVDGFHPVNVGKMVIGKDSFYSCTPYGIMKMLEKEHISLEGKHVVVIGRSNIVGKPAALLSLMNNATVTICHSRTKDLAAITRQADVVIAAVGIPNYVTADHLKPGAVVIDVGINRNEEGKLCGDVDFNSAKEVAGAITPVPGGVGPMTITMLLYNTVKSAKAFAAK from the coding sequence ATGGCAGCTATTATTGACGGAAAAGCAATTGCAAAAGACATTCGTGCAGAATTAAAAGAAGAAATCGATGCAATGAAAGCAGCAGGTACAACACCAGGACTCGCTGTTGTGATCGTCGGAGATGATCCGGCATCCCATACGTATGTAAACAGCAAGGAAAAAAGCAGCAAAGAAATTGGCATTTACTCGGAAGTACACCGTTTTCCAGCGGATTTCACGGAAGAAGCACTTTTAGAAAAAGTGGATGAATTAAACCGTGACAAAAATATCCATGGCATTCTTGTGCAGCTGCCGCTTCCTAAACATATTTCTGAGGACAAGGTCATTGACGCCATTTCACCTGAAAAAGACGTGGACGGCTTTCATCCTGTAAACGTTGGTAAAATGGTCATCGGTAAAGACTCGTTTTATTCATGTACACCATACGGAATTATGAAGATGCTCGAGAAAGAACATATTTCGCTTGAAGGCAAGCATGTAGTGGTCATTGGACGCAGCAACATTGTCGGCAAACCAGCTGCTCTTCTTTCCTTAATGAACAACGCAACCGTCACAATCTGCCATTCCCGCACGAAAGATTTAGCGGCGATCACCCGTCAGGCTGATGTTGTAATCGCGGCTGTCGGCATTCCGAATTATGTGACAGCAGACCACTTAAAACCAGGCGCTGTTGTAATTGATGTCGGCATTAACCGCAATGAAGAAGGCAAGCTGTGCGGCGATGTAGATTTTAACAGCGCGAAAGAGGTAGCGGGTGCGATTACTCCAGTGCCAGGCGGCGTGGGCCCGATGACAATTACAATGCTTCTTTACAATACAGTCAAATCAGCGAAAGCATTCGCAGCGAAATAA
- a CDS encoding farnesyl diphosphate synthase, which yields MTNIKTYIEEKLPLFEAHMMERIDALQAPGSLKEAMIYSLKAGGKRIRPMLLFAALETYGKKADAGLDAACALEMIHTYSLIHDDLPAMDDDDLRRGKPTNHKVFGEATAILAGDALLTYAFEVIARSEAYSSEQAVELIRMLSFAAGPAGMVGGQVADMEGEQKKLSLGELEYIHHHKTGRLLAFSVMAGALIGGADEMEKALLETYARHIGLAFQIRDDILDIEGTEEEIGKPVGSDESNEKSTYPSLLTMAGAKKKLEEELQGAQSALASLKRPAPLLEAFADLIAKRTS from the coding sequence ATGACGAATATTAAAACATACATCGAAGAAAAGCTGCCGTTATTTGAAGCGCATATGATGGAACGGATAGACGCGCTGCAGGCACCGGGTTCGCTTAAAGAAGCAATGATCTATTCACTCAAAGCGGGAGGCAAACGAATCCGTCCCATGCTCCTGTTTGCGGCGCTTGAAACGTACGGTAAAAAAGCGGACGCCGGTCTTGATGCAGCCTGTGCGCTAGAGATGATTCACACGTATTCGCTGATTCATGATGATCTGCCGGCAATGGATGATGATGATCTGCGGCGTGGAAAGCCGACCAATCATAAAGTCTTTGGTGAAGCAACCGCTATTTTAGCGGGAGATGCCCTCCTAACATACGCATTTGAAGTGATTGCGCGTTCCGAGGCGTATTCGTCGGAGCAGGCGGTTGAGCTGATTCGAATGCTGTCATTTGCAGCAGGACCGGCCGGAATGGTCGGCGGGCAAGTGGCGGACATGGAAGGGGAACAAAAAAAGCTGTCTCTCGGAGAGCTTGAATATATTCACCATCATAAAACGGGCCGTCTGCTTGCTTTTAGTGTAATGGCCGGCGCATTGATCGGCGGGGCGGACGAAATGGAAAAAGCGCTGCTGGAGACCTACGCCCGTCATATCGGCCTTGCTTTTCAAATCCGGGACGATATTTTGGATATTGAAGGCACTGAAGAAGAGATTGGCAAGCCCGTCGGCAGTGACGAGTCGAATGAAAAAAGTACGTATCCGTCCCTGCTGACAATGGCAGGAGCCAAAAAGAAATTAGAGGAAGAGCTGCAGGGAGCGCAATCTGCCCTTGCTTCATTAAAAAGACCAGCACCTCTTCTCGAAGCCTTTGCGGATTTGATTGCCAAACGCACGTCGTAA
- the recN gene encoding DNA repair protein RecN, translated as MLQELSIRHFAIIDSLALSFERGLTVLTGETGAGKSIIIDALQLLTGGRGSGEFVRHGEKKAEIEGMFTIHSEHPCAQVCREFGIDVDEETIILRREISAAGKSVCRVNGKMVTLSILREIGARLMDIHGQHEHQELMNAGSHIRLLDDFGGSAVLGARAQYGEVYERYAHLQAEIRRLSENDQHLAHRLDLIQFQLNEIEKSALVPGEEEKLEAERQQLANFEKLYGALSEAYNALSGEGRALDWLGVGVNGLESAADIHEEYKALHESAANSFYVLEDTVRDVSSLLDTLEFNPERLNEIQSRLNEISQLKRKYGSTIDEILQYGESIAKEIDQLTHRDTHVNRLQKELAEVEVLVQKEGEKLSSLRREAAVKLEEAIHRELKELYMEKTVFKVHVVNESGQFKRDGMDQVEFYMTTNPGEPLKPLVKIASGGEMSRVMLAMKTIFSRHQGITSIIFDEVDTGVSGRVAQAIGEKIYKIAIHSQVMCISHLPQVAAMADTHLYIQKNLEGERTSTSVTPLDEEEKAAEIGRMISGVEMTDLTKKHAKELLALSAKLKQSAV; from the coding sequence GTGCTTCAGGAATTATCCATTCGCCATTTTGCCATCATTGATTCCCTGGCGCTCTCATTTGAACGGGGACTCACGGTATTAACTGGTGAAACAGGAGCAGGGAAATCGATTATAATTGATGCCCTTCAGCTTTTAACAGGCGGAAGAGGTTCAGGCGAATTTGTTCGTCATGGAGAAAAAAAGGCGGAAATCGAAGGGATGTTCACAATTCATAGTGAGCATCCATGTGCCCAAGTCTGCCGGGAGTTCGGCATCGATGTGGATGAAGAGACCATTATTTTACGGCGAGAAATTTCTGCGGCGGGTAAAAGCGTCTGCCGGGTCAATGGAAAAATGGTGACGCTGTCTATTCTTCGGGAAATAGGCGCCCGTCTGATGGATATTCATGGACAACACGAGCATCAAGAATTAATGAATGCAGGAAGCCACATTCGGCTGCTGGACGATTTTGGCGGTTCGGCTGTTTTGGGCGCACGTGCACAGTATGGAGAAGTATATGAGCGCTACGCGCATTTACAAGCTGAGATTCGCCGTTTAAGTGAAAACGACCAGCATCTGGCACACCGGCTCGATTTGATTCAATTTCAGCTCAATGAAATTGAAAAATCGGCGCTGGTGCCTGGCGAAGAAGAAAAACTGGAAGCCGAACGCCAGCAGCTGGCGAACTTTGAAAAATTATACGGCGCGCTGTCTGAAGCATATAATGCCTTATCCGGCGAAGGCAGAGCACTGGATTGGCTCGGAGTGGGAGTGAATGGGCTTGAATCCGCTGCCGATATTCATGAAGAATACAAAGCTCTTCACGAATCTGCGGCAAACAGCTTTTATGTACTTGAAGATACCGTGCGGGATGTGAGTTCACTGCTTGATACACTGGAGTTTAATCCAGAGCGGCTAAATGAAATTCAAAGCCGCTTAAATGAAATCAGTCAGCTCAAGCGCAAATACGGATCCACTATTGATGAAATTTTACAATACGGAGAATCCATTGCCAAAGAAATTGATCAGCTGACTCACCGTGATACGCATGTAAACCGCCTTCAAAAAGAATTGGCCGAAGTGGAAGTTCTTGTACAGAAGGAAGGAGAAAAGCTCTCCTCTCTTCGCCGCGAAGCAGCCGTGAAGCTTGAAGAAGCGATTCACAGAGAACTAAAAGAACTTTATATGGAAAAAACCGTTTTTAAGGTACATGTAGTGAATGAATCCGGGCAATTTAAAAGAGACGGAATGGATCAGGTTGAATTTTACATGACCACCAATCCGGGAGAACCGTTAAAGCCGCTTGTGAAAATTGCTTCCGGCGGGGAAATGTCCCGGGTGATGCTGGCGATGAAAACGATTTTTTCAAGACACCAGGGCATTACCTCCATCATTTTTGATGAGGTCGATACAGGTGTAAGCGGGCGGGTTGCCCAGGCCATTGGCGAAAAAATTTATAAAATTGCCATTCATTCGCAGGTGATGTGCATTTCGCATTTACCGCAAGTAGCAGCGATGGCTGATACACACTTATACATTCAAAAGAATCTGGAAGGGGAACGGACAAGCACGTCTGTAACACCTCTGGATGAAGAAGAAAAAGCGGCAGAAATCGGCCGTATGATTTCCGGTGTAGAAATGACCGACTTAACGAAAAAACATGCGAAAGAGCTGCTGGCTCTATCTGCAAAATTAAAGCAATCGGCTGTTTGA
- the spo0A gene encoding sporulation transcription factor Spo0A, which yields MSKIKVAIADDNRQLVQLLEEVITSQEDMTVAGTAFNGQECLGMLPETEADVLILDIIMPHMDGLAVLERLRASGQKQPHVIMLTAFGQEDVTKKAVDLGASYFMLKPFDMESLISQIRQVAGAEQPMRHVERKEEPKKQKKNIDASITAVIHEIGVPAHIKGYLYLREAITMVFNDIELLGSITKVLYPEIARKYNTTPSRVERAIRHAIEVAWSRGNMESIAALFGYTVSVSKAKPTNSEFIAMVADKLRIEYMAS from the coding sequence TTGAGTAAAATAAAGGTAGCAATTGCGGACGATAACCGGCAGCTTGTACAGCTGCTTGAAGAAGTGATAACAAGCCAGGAAGATATGACAGTTGCAGGAACGGCATTTAATGGGCAGGAGTGTCTCGGCATGCTGCCGGAAACAGAAGCAGATGTGTTAATTTTAGATATTATTATGCCGCATATGGACGGACTGGCTGTACTTGAGCGTCTCCGGGCAAGCGGCCAGAAGCAGCCTCATGTGATTATGCTGACTGCATTCGGCCAGGAAGATGTAACGAAAAAAGCGGTTGATCTGGGGGCTTCCTACTTTATGCTGAAGCCATTTGACATGGAAAGTTTAATCAGTCAAATCCGCCAGGTGGCCGGTGCAGAACAGCCGATGCGCCATGTAGAACGAAAAGAAGAGCCGAAAAAGCAAAAGAAAAATATTGACGCCAGCATTACGGCAGTGATTCATGAAATCGGTGTACCCGCGCATATAAAAGGCTATTTGTATTTGCGCGAAGCAATTACAATGGTATTTAACGACATTGAACTGCTTGGCTCAATCACAAAAGTACTTTATCCAGAAATTGCCCGGAAATACAACACAACACCAAGCCGGGTGGAACGGGCGATCCGGCATGCGATCGAAGTAGCTTGGAGCCGCGGCAATATGGAATCCATTGCGGCATTGTTCGGGTATACAGTATCTGTATCCAAGGCCAAACCGACAAATTCAGAATTCATCGCCATGGTAGCAGATAAGCTCCGCATTGAATACATGGCTTCTTGA
- the xseA gene encoding exodeoxyribonuclease VII large subunit: protein MEPGRHLTVKALTKYIKRKFDADPHLKNVSVKGELSNVKHHSSGHLYFTLKDDSARIMAVMFAASARHLAFRPENGMEVILTGDATVYESSGQYQLYVKTMQQEGAGNLFAAFEQLKKKLEQEGLFRPEAKRRVPAYPSVIAVVTSPTGAAIRDILTTINRRYPSAEVLIYPALVQGERAPESIVRQLQKVNQDGRADVVIAGRGGGSIEELWAFNEEAVARAIRSSKVPVISAVGHETDFTIADFAADLRAPTPTAAAEMAVPHVEEVSERIKAKESRLMRAASEMVRSSRNRHQAVMNSYVMRNPEALYRQQFERADRLHEQLIRSTNALIDRKKTTVQHASFRLSRTGPGPRIAYETEQLEKLKKSLYRLTQSIVNEKKSTFGRHIAMLEALSPLKVMERGYSLVYSEEKELIKTVQDVQQGDRIHVQMADGTIYAQVDSIGRNKDET, encoded by the coding sequence ATGGAACCAGGACGGCATTTAACTGTTAAAGCATTAACCAAATACATAAAGCGAAAATTTGATGCGGATCCGCATTTAAAAAATGTGTCTGTAAAAGGCGAGCTTTCAAACGTAAAGCACCACTCCAGCGGGCATTTATACTTTACATTAAAGGACGATAGTGCGCGTATCATGGCGGTTATGTTTGCCGCATCTGCCCGGCATTTGGCGTTCCGGCCGGAAAACGGAATGGAAGTTATTTTAACAGGGGATGCCACCGTTTATGAATCAAGTGGGCAGTACCAGCTGTATGTAAAAACGATGCAGCAGGAAGGCGCTGGGAATTTGTTTGCGGCTTTTGAGCAGTTGAAAAAAAAGCTTGAGCAGGAAGGGCTTTTTCGTCCGGAGGCAAAGCGCCGGGTTCCGGCGTACCCATCTGTTATCGCCGTTGTGACGTCTCCAACCGGCGCAGCGATTCGGGATATTTTAACGACCATTAACCGGCGTTATCCATCAGCGGAAGTGCTCATTTATCCTGCGCTTGTTCAAGGAGAGCGTGCACCTGAGTCGATCGTCAGACAGCTTCAGAAAGTGAACCAGGATGGCCGGGCGGACGTGGTAATTGCCGGGCGCGGCGGCGGCTCTATCGAAGAGCTTTGGGCATTTAATGAAGAAGCCGTTGCGCGGGCGATTCGTTCTTCAAAGGTTCCGGTTATTTCTGCTGTTGGCCATGAAACCGACTTTACTATTGCCGATTTTGCAGCAGATCTGCGCGCCCCAACACCGACAGCCGCTGCGGAAATGGCGGTTCCCCATGTGGAGGAAGTATCGGAACGGATCAAAGCAAAAGAAAGCCGTCTGATGCGGGCAGCTTCTGAAATGGTCCGCTCTTCACGGAATCGTCATCAAGCCGTAATGAACTCATACGTGATGCGCAATCCAGAAGCGCTTTACAGGCAGCAGTTTGAGCGGGCAGACCGGCTGCATGAGCAGCTTATCCGCAGCACCAACGCTTTAATTGACCGCAAGAAAACAACAGTGCAGCATGCATCGTTCCGCCTGTCGAGAACAGGACCCGGCCCGCGCATTGCATATGAGACAGAGCAGCTTGAGAAATTAAAAAAAAGCTTATACCGGCTGACTCAGTCGATTGTAAACGAAAAAAAATCGACATTTGGGCGTCATATTGCCATGCTAGAAGCGCTTAGCCCGCTGAAAGTGATGGAAAGAGGGTACAGCCTCGTATACAGTGAAGAGAAAGAATTAATCAAAACGGTTCAAGACGTACAACAAGGAGACCGCATCCATGTGCAGATGGCAGATGGCACCATTTACGCACAGGTTGATTCAATTGGGAGGAACAAAGATGAAACGTGA
- the spoIVB gene encoding SpoIVB peptidase, protein MAVVSRGLFSFLLLFTFWTADGAVTKAEQTETELLQSAGFLKAEEKRERVFVVPGGQSVGVQLETKGLYVVGFHFIQTDTNRISPGEEAGLLPGDVITSINGHKVTEPQAIRPYVQKAADEKTSVKLTVLRGKKTLSLSVKPIKDTETKSSKLGLYIKNKTAGIGTLTFYEPKSKKFGALGHVISDVQSGKPFAPVKGTLYPAHVTGIKRATEGIPGEKAAEIPTEERWGTVTSNTPFGLFGRLDRELSRTKLYPAAHPDEVKEGPAQIWTVTKDNKIETFDISIVRTVEQSKPAIKGMIIKMTDPRLIEKTGGIVQGMSGSPILQNGRVVGAVTHVFVNDPLSGYGVHIDWMLKDAGVL, encoded by the coding sequence ATGGCGGTAGTAAGTCGGGGTCTTTTTTCATTTTTACTACTGTTTACGTTTTGGACGGCAGATGGAGCCGTCACGAAGGCAGAGCAGACAGAGACAGAGCTGCTGCAATCGGCTGGCTTTTTAAAAGCAGAGGAAAAGCGTGAACGTGTTTTTGTTGTACCCGGCGGACAGTCGGTTGGTGTACAGCTTGAAACAAAAGGGCTTTATGTAGTCGGCTTTCATTTTATCCAAACAGATACAAACCGTATTTCTCCAGGTGAAGAAGCAGGTCTCCTGCCAGGTGATGTCATTACAAGTATAAATGGCCACAAAGTAACAGAACCTCAAGCCATTCGGCCGTATGTACAAAAAGCGGCTGATGAAAAAACCTCCGTAAAGCTCACAGTGTTACGCGGCAAGAAAACGCTGAGTCTTTCAGTAAAACCGATCAAGGATACAGAAACAAAAAGTTCAAAGCTGGGCTTATACATTAAAAATAAAACTGCAGGAATTGGGACATTGACGTTTTATGAACCAAAATCGAAAAAATTTGGCGCACTTGGCCACGTCATCAGCGACGTGCAGTCAGGAAAGCCGTTTGCACCTGTTAAAGGTACGCTTTACCCTGCCCATGTAACTGGAATCAAGCGTGCAACGGAAGGGATTCCGGGAGAGAAAGCGGCTGAGATTCCTACAGAAGAGAGATGGGGAACGGTCACATCTAATACACCATTCGGCTTGTTTGGACGGCTGGATCGCGAATTGAGCAGAACAAAGTTGTATCCGGCGGCGCACCCGGATGAAGTAAAAGAAGGACCGGCGCAAATTTGGACGGTGACAAAGGACAATAAAATTGAAACATTCGATATTTCCATTGTTCGCACGGTTGAGCAGTCAAAGCCTGCCATTAAAGGTATGATTATTAAAATGACCGATCCCCGTTTAATTGAAAAAACAGGCGGTATCGTTCAAGGAATGAGCGGCAGCCCTATCTTACAAAATGGCCGGGTGGTTGGAGCTGTTACGCATGTTTTTGTGAACGATCCACTTTCCGGATACGGTGTCCACATTGACTGGATGCTTAAAGATGCCGGAGTGTTGTAG
- the dxs gene encoding 1-deoxy-D-xylulose-5-phosphate synthase — translation MDLLSIKDPSFVKKMNVHEMEQLSSEIRKFLIEKLSVTGGHIGPNLGVVELTIALHHCFTSPKDKFLFDVGHQSYVHKILTGRADKFDTLRQYKGLCGFPKTIESEHDVWETGHSSTSLSAAMGMAIARDLKKSGDHIVPIIGDGALTGGMALEALNHIGHEKTNMIVILNDNEMSIAPNVGAMHNMLGRMRTGGKYNKLKDELEVLLKRIPAVGGKVASTAERMKDSLKYMFVPGMFFEEFGFTYLGPIDGHNFDDLIKSLEQAKRTEGPVLVHVITKKGKGYKPAETDTVGSWHGTGPYKMDTGDMIKASGEPPAWSAVVSETVRELARTDERIVAITPAMPVGSKLLGFAGEFPDRMFDVGIAEQHAATVAAGLATQGMKPFLAIYSTFLQRAYDQVVHDICRPNLNVFIGIDRAGLVGADGETHQGVFDIAFLRHMPNMVLMMPKDENEGRHMVNTAIQYDGGPIAMRFPRGNGLGVEIDPELGVIPIGSWEVIREGSDAAILTFGTTIPMALEAAEELEARGISVKVVNARFIKPLDHNMLNVLFAQKMPVLTIEEAVLEGGFGSAVLEYAHEAGHHGAVIDRMGIPDQFIEHGSVGKLLEEINLTKEEAVRRVAAFVREKQEERA, via the coding sequence TTGGATCTATTATCCATTAAAGACCCATCTTTTGTGAAAAAAATGAATGTGCATGAAATGGAGCAGCTGAGTTCAGAAATCCGTAAATTTCTTATTGAAAAATTGTCGGTTACAGGCGGACACATCGGCCCGAACCTTGGAGTTGTTGAATTAACGATTGCCCTTCATCACTGTTTTACAAGCCCGAAAGACAAATTTTTATTTGATGTTGGACATCAGTCCTATGTTCATAAAATCTTAACCGGCCGTGCCGACAAATTTGATACACTGCGGCAATACAAGGGGCTATGCGGATTCCCGAAAACGATTGAAAGCGAGCATGACGTATGGGAAACAGGCCACAGTTCAACATCGCTGTCTGCGGCAATGGGTATGGCAATTGCCCGTGATTTAAAAAAGTCAGGCGATCATATCGTACCTATTATTGGAGACGGCGCTCTAACAGGCGGGATGGCACTCGAAGCGCTGAACCATATTGGCCACGAAAAAACCAATATGATTGTTATTTTAAATGATAACGAAATGTCCATCGCTCCGAATGTTGGAGCGATGCATAATATGCTTGGCCGAATGAGAACTGGCGGCAAATACAATAAGCTTAAAGATGAATTGGAAGTGCTGCTCAAGCGAATTCCAGCTGTAGGCGGGAAAGTAGCTTCAACAGCGGAGCGCATGAAAGACAGCTTGAAATATATGTTTGTTCCTGGCATGTTTTTTGAGGAATTTGGATTTACTTATCTCGGTCCCATTGACGGCCACAATTTTGATGATTTGATTAAAAGCCTGGAGCAGGCGAAGCGGACAGAAGGGCCAGTCCTGGTGCATGTAATCACGAAAAAAGGAAAGGGATACAAGCCGGCCGAAACGGATACGGTTGGTTCCTGGCATGGCACCGGCCCTTATAAAATGGACACCGGCGATATGATTAAAGCAAGCGGTGAACCGCCTGCCTGGAGCGCAGTTGTCAGCGAGACAGTCCGGGAGCTTGCTCGTACGGACGAGCGTATTGTGGCGATTACACCAGCTATGCCGGTCGGGTCAAAACTGCTTGGTTTCGCAGGCGAATTTCCGGATCGGATGTTTGATGTTGGGATTGCCGAACAGCACGCGGCAACCGTAGCAGCCGGCCTTGCCACACAGGGCATGAAGCCGTTTCTCGCCATTTATTCAACATTTTTACAGCGCGCCTACGATCAGGTCGTTCATGATATATGCCGGCCAAATTTAAATGTATTTATTGGCATTGACCGCGCCGGTCTCGTTGGAGCCGATGGGGAAACACATCAGGGAGTGTTTGATATTGCATTCCTCCGTCATATGCCGAATATGGTGCTGATGATGCCGAAAGATGAAAATGAAGGACGCCATATGGTAAATACGGCCATTCAGTACGACGGCGGGCCCATTGCGATGCGCTTCCCGCGCGGCAACGGGCTTGGCGTGGAAATCGATCCAGAGCTTGGGGTTATTCCAATCGGATCGTGGGAAGTGATCAGGGAAGGCAGCGATGCAGCTATTTTAACGTTTGGGACAACCATTCCGATGGCGCTTGAAGCGGCAGAGGAGCTTGAAGCCCGCGGAATCAGCGTAAAAGTAGTGAATGCACGCTTTATTAAGCCGCTTGATCATAACATGCTGAATGTTCTTTTCGCGCAAAAGATGCCGGTTTTAACGATTGAAGAAGCAGTGCTTGAAGGCGGGTTTGGCAGTGCTGTGCTTGAGTATGCACACGAGGCAGGCCATCACGGTGCGGTCATTGACCGAATGGGAATCCCGGATCAATTTATAGAACACGGCAGTGTGGGTAAGCTGCTTGAAGAAATCAATTTAACGAAAGAAGAAGCGGTTCGCCGGGTAGCTGCTTTTGTTCGGGAAAAGCAAGAGGAACGTGCATAA
- the ahrC gene encoding transcriptional regulator AhrC/ArgR yields the protein MNKGQRHIKIREMIANNEIETQDELVDLLRESGYNVTQATVSRDIKELHLVKVPLMDGRYKYSLPADQRFNPLQKLKRTLVDSFVSIDSAGHFVVMKTLPGNAQAVGALIDNLDWEEIMGTICGDDTCLLICRAPEHTEVVSARFLEML from the coding sequence ATGAATAAAGGACAACGACATATAAAAATTAGAGAAATGATTGCCAATAATGAAATCGAAACGCAGGACGAGCTTGTCGATTTGCTGCGTGAATCAGGATATAATGTAACACAGGCAACGGTATCGCGCGATATTAAAGAGCTTCACCTTGTCAAGGTGCCTTTAATGGATGGGCGTTATAAGTACAGTCTGCCTGCGGACCAGCGTTTTAATCCGCTGCAAAAACTAAAACGAACGCTTGTAGACAGCTTTGTCAGCATTGACTCAGCTGGTCATTTTGTTGTTATGAAAACCCTGCCAGGCAATGCGCAGGCTGTCGGAGCGCTTATTGATAATCTGGACTGGGAAGAAATTATGGGAACGATATGCGGTGATGATACATGCCTGCTTATTTGCCGTGCGCCAGAGCATACAGAGGTTGTCTCGGCTCGCTTTTTAGAAATGCTTTAA
- a CDS encoding TlyA family RNA methyltransferase, whose amino-acid sequence MAKKERIDVLLVEKGLIETREKAKRAVMAGIVYSNEERIDKPGEKIPVDAPLEIKGKTMPYVSRGGLKLEKALQVFDLTVQDKTLIDIGASTGGFTDCALQNGAKMSYALDVGYNQLAWKLRQDERVVVMERTNFRYVTPADLERGMPDFAVIDVSFISLSLILPVLKTLLVPGADVMALVKPQFEAGREEVGKKGIVRDRKVHQAVIEKIVQLASSLGYDIINLSHSPITGGDGNIEFLLHIRWTGEEKSGNIKLPITPEQAVKAAHEEFNQKS is encoded by the coding sequence ATGGCAAAAAAAGAACGTATTGATGTATTGCTTGTAGAAAAAGGATTAATTGAAACACGAGAAAAAGCAAAGCGTGCTGTTATGGCAGGAATTGTTTATTCTAATGAAGAGCGAATCGACAAACCTGGGGAAAAAATTCCTGTTGATGCTCCGCTTGAAATAAAAGGAAAAACGATGCCTTATGTAAGCCGGGGCGGTTTAAAACTTGAAAAAGCACTGCAGGTGTTTGATTTGACCGTTCAAGACAAAACGTTAATTGATATTGGTGCTTCAACGGGCGGCTTTACCGACTGCGCGCTTCAAAACGGCGCAAAAATGTCTTATGCACTCGATGTAGGGTACAATCAATTAGCGTGGAAGCTTCGGCAGGATGAGCGTGTAGTCGTCATGGAACGAACAAATTTCCGCTATGTAACACCGGCGGACTTGGAGAGGGGCATGCCGGATTTTGCCGTTATTGATGTATCATTCATCTCGCTGTCCCTCATTTTACCTGTTTTGAAAACATTGCTTGTGCCGGGTGCTGACGTGATGGCCCTTGTAAAGCCCCAGTTTGAAGCGGGGCGTGAAGAAGTAGGCAAAAAAGGGATTGTGCGTGATCGCAAAGTGCACCAGGCGGTTATTGAAAAAATCGTACAGCTGGCTTCCTCACTGGGGTACGACATCATCAACCTATCCCATTCACCGATTACAGGCGGCGACGGAAATATCGAATTTCTGCTGCATATACGCTGGACGGGTGAAGAAAAAAGCGGAAATATCAAGCTGCCTATTACACCTGAACAAGCCGTTAAAGCTGCACATGAGGAATTTAACCAAAAAAGCTAA